Proteins encoded by one window of Chryseobacterium aquaeductus:
- a CDS encoding PfkB family carbohydrate kinase, with translation MKLLVVGSVAFDAIETPFGKTDKILGGAATYIGITSSVMGVKSGIVSVVGGDFPQEHLDMFTKREINIEGIEIVKEGKTFFWSGKYHNDLNTRDTLATEVNVLENFDPKIPESMQDAEILLLGNLHPGVQLSVLEKMNQRPKLVILDTMNFWMDTAMDILKDMIAKTDVISINDEEARQLSGEYSLVKAAKKIHTMGPKFVIIKKGEHGAILFHDNRIFAIPALPLEEVFDPTGAGDTFAGGFAAYLAKKGTFDFETMKSALIVGSAMASFTVEKFGTERLEEITEADMLLRLKEFKELTTFNVEL, from the coding sequence ATGAAACTTTTAGTTGTAGGAAGTGTTGCATTCGATGCAATAGAAACGCCATTTGGCAAAACAGATAAAATTTTAGGCGGAGCTGCCACATATATTGGGATCACTTCATCGGTGATGGGAGTAAAATCCGGGATTGTTTCTGTTGTGGGAGGAGATTTTCCTCAGGAGCATTTAGATATGTTCACAAAAAGAGAGATCAATATTGAAGGAATAGAAATCGTAAAAGAAGGAAAAACTTTTTTCTGGTCCGGAAAATATCATAATGATCTGAATACCAGAGATACGTTGGCAACAGAAGTTAATGTTCTTGAAAATTTTGACCCAAAAATTCCTGAATCTATGCAGGATGCTGAGATTTTATTGTTAGGAAATCTTCATCCCGGCGTTCAGTTATCGGTTTTAGAAAAAATGAATCAGCGTCCGAAATTGGTTATTTTGGATACGATGAATTTCTGGATGGATACTGCGATGGATATTTTGAAAGATATGATTGCTAAAACTGACGTGATAAGCATCAATGACGAAGAAGCCAGACAACTTTCAGGAGAATATTCTTTGGTAAAGGCTGCGAAAAAGATTCATACGATGGGACCAAAGTTTGTCATCATCAAAAAAGGAGAACATGGTGCAATTCTTTTCCATGACAATAGAATATTTGCAATTCCTGCTCTACCTTTAGAAGAAGTTTTTGATCCTACAGGAGCAGGAGATACTTTCGCCGGAGGTTTTGCAGCATATTTGGCTAAAAAAGGAACATTTGATTTTGAGACGATGAAGTCTGCACTGATCGTGGGTTCTGCGATGGCATCTTTCACGGTAGAAAAATTCGGAACAGAAAGACTTGAGGAAATTACGGAAGCAGATATGCTCTTGAGATTAAAAGAATTCAAAGAATTGACAACTTTTAATGTTGAGTTGTAA
- the mutY gene encoding A/G-specific adenine glycosylase: MEKNKKKSDFLHIGNKLLKWYDKNARDLPFRNTKDPYKIWICEIVFQQTRIAQGLNHYNNFIKRFPDVQTLASAEEDEVLLYWKGLGYYSRAINIHKASQQIINDYNGIFPSEYEEILKLKGVGKYTAAAVSSICFNGKMPAVDGNFYRVLSRIFADDFDVSNSRAFNYFSQLAHLIMPENVGDFNQAMMDLGSEICKPRNPLCGECPLNIDCLAFSLNKISEFPVKTKKVKATDLELKYYFVHRNGEFLIRQRKDDFIWKKLFEFPLEISDELIPFIKSVKNVHHKLTHKNLSIEIFNVEVYSEEAWKAFIDENDYIITNVENSHEKSFPKPLENYIQKYDVSYKFL; the protein is encoded by the coding sequence TTGGAAAAAAACAAAAAAAAATCAGACTTTCTTCATATCGGAAACAAGCTTTTGAAGTGGTACGATAAAAATGCGCGAGATTTACCTTTCAGAAATACAAAAGATCCTTACAAAATCTGGATTTGCGAGATCGTTTTTCAGCAAACCAGAATCGCCCAGGGATTGAATCATTACAATAATTTCATTAAAAGATTTCCCGATGTTCAGACTTTAGCCAGCGCCGAGGAAGATGAGGTTTTATTATATTGGAAAGGTTTAGGATATTATTCACGGGCGATCAATATTCACAAAGCTTCTCAGCAAATTATTAATGATTATAATGGAATTTTTCCTTCCGAATACGAAGAAATTTTAAAACTGAAAGGTGTTGGTAAATATACAGCAGCGGCGGTCTCAAGCATTTGTTTTAATGGAAAAATGCCAGCCGTTGATGGAAATTTCTACAGAGTTTTAAGCAGAATTTTTGCAGATGATTTTGATGTTTCAAATTCAAGGGCTTTCAATTATTTTTCACAATTGGCACATTTAATTATGCCTGAAAATGTTGGAGATTTTAATCAGGCGATGATGGATTTGGGTTCGGAAATCTGTAAACCCCGAAATCCTCTTTGCGGAGAATGTCCTTTAAATATAGATTGTTTAGCATTTTCATTAAATAAAATTTCAGAGTTTCCTGTAAAAACTAAAAAAGTAAAAGCCACAGATTTAGAATTAAAATATTATTTTGTTCATAGAAACGGAGAATTTTTAATTCGGCAGCGAAAAGATGATTTCATCTGGAAAAAACTTTTCGAATTTCCCCTTGAAATTTCTGATGAATTAATACCATTTATAAAAAGCGTAAAGAATGTTCATCATAAACTCACTCATAAGAATTTAAGCATAGAAATTTTTAACGTTGAAGTCTATTCAGAAGAGGCTTGGAAAGCTTTTATTGATGAAAATGATTACATAATCACTAATGTTGAAAATTCTCACGAAAAATCATTTCCGAAACCTTTAGAAAATTATATTCAAAAGTATGATGTTTCGTATAAGTTTTTGTGA
- a CDS encoding murein L,D-transpeptidase catalytic domain-containing protein — MRIFHLFLLIIIFSSCINEPKKAGDKVVSENKITEVERPELDLIKTKKKAEEALKFCKSKKMNTDFCILIDMTLHSGVNRFIIWDFKENKISKKYLVGHGCGTNSWSRDESKENPKFSNEDGSHLSALGKYKLGERGRSDWGINVKYLMHGLEETNNNALKRFIVFHSWNLMSDKEAFPNGSPEGWGCPTISNNAMRAIDPMIQKSGKPVLMWIYN, encoded by the coding sequence GTGAGAATTTTTCATTTATTTTTACTGATAATTATTTTTTCTTCGTGCATAAACGAACCGAAAAAAGCTGGTGATAAAGTTGTTTCTGAGAATAAAATTACAGAAGTGGAAAGGCCTGAATTAGATTTAATTAAAACAAAAAAGAAGGCGGAAGAAGCTCTGAAATTTTGCAAAAGCAAAAAGATGAATACTGATTTCTGTATTTTGATTGATATGACTCTTCATTCTGGGGTGAATCGGTTTATCATTTGGGATTTTAAAGAAAATAAGATTTCTAAAAAATATCTTGTAGGTCATGGTTGTGGTACAAATTCATGGAGTCGCGATGAATCTAAAGAAAACCCAAAATTCAGCAATGAAGACGGCAGTCATTTGTCAGCCTTGGGAAAGTATAAATTAGGAGAAAGGGGAAGAAGCGATTGGGGAATAAACGTTAAATATCTCATGCATGGTCTGGAAGAAACCAACAATAATGCGCTGAAAAGATTTATCGTTTTCCATTCTTGGAATTTGATGAGTGATAAGGAGGCTTTCCCAAACGGTTCGCCGGAAGGCTGGGGTTGCCCCACGATTTCAAATAATGCGATGAGAGCGATTGATCCGATGATTCAGAAGTCTGGAAAGCCGGTTTTGATGTGGATTTATAATTAA
- a CDS encoding HD domain-containing protein → MTLKNRFIQICFNFTQNQILIDDLWYEIEKKYSEKGRYYHNKEHLENMFCELELVKDKIQNFKNITFSVFYHDVIYDATSKLNEEKSAEFAKIKLEKLGLNTNDIAEISKQILATKSHKKSENDDINYLLDADLSVLGKDPETYLEYTKNIRREYSIYPDFLYKPGRKKVLQHFLELDSIFKTEDFIERYEIQAKENISMELNDL, encoded by the coding sequence ATGACTTTAAAAAATAGATTTATCCAGATTTGTTTTAATTTTACCCAAAATCAGATTCTCATTGATGATTTATGGTATGAAATTGAAAAGAAATATTCTGAAAAAGGAAGATATTATCACAATAAGGAACATTTGGAAAATATGTTTTGTGAATTGGAATTGGTAAAAGATAAAATTCAAAACTTTAAAAATATAACATTTTCCGTTTTTTACCATGATGTAATTTATGATGCAACTTCAAAACTCAACGAAGAAAAAAGTGCGGAATTTGCAAAAATAAAACTTGAAAAATTAGGTTTAAACACAAACGATATTGCAGAAATCTCAAAACAAATTTTAGCCACAAAATCTCATAAGAAGTCAGAAAATGATGATATTAATTATTTGCTTGATGCCGATTTATCAGTTCTGGGAAAAGACCCTGAAACGTATTTAGAGTACACCAAAAACATCAGGAGAGAATATTCTATTTATCCTGATTTCCTCTATAAACCCGGAAGAAAAAAAGTTTTACAACATTTTTTGGAGCTTGACAGTATTTTTAAAACTGAGGATTTTATTGAGAGATATGAAATTCAAGCCAAGGAAAATATTAGTATGGAATTAAATGATTTGTAG
- a CDS encoding rhodanese-like domain-containing protein — protein sequence MSLAEVLKSGNYQLIDVREPMELEMDGNIEGAQNIPLGEVADRKEEILSIEKPVVLFCRSGNRSGKALEFLQAEGLKDGYNGGGWAELKAHLEANQGTF from the coding sequence ATGTCATTAGCAGAAGTTTTAAAATCAGGAAATTACCAATTAATTGACGTTCGCGAGCCAATGGAATTGGAAATGGACGGCAATATAGAAGGTGCACAAAACATTCCGCTGGGTGAAGTTGCAGACAGAAAAGAGGAGATTTTGTCGATTGAGAAGCCTGTTGTTTTATTCTGCAGAAGCGGAAACAGAAGCGGCAAAGCTTTAGAATTTCTTCAGGCTGAAGGACTGAAAGACGGTTACAACGGTGGCGGATGGGCTGAGTTGAAAGCGCATTTAGAAGCAAATCAAGGAACTTTTTAA
- a CDS encoding MBL fold metallo-hydrolase: MKLKFLGTGTSQGVPVIGCTCEVCISKNPKDNRFRASAMVTTDENRKILIDCGPDFRQQMLINKENHIDIALLTHEHNDHVIGLDDMRPLIFKSGKNMPLYCSERVGNEVKNRFPYAFADVRYPGAPAFDLHTIENTSFEILDVKITPIEVTHYKISVFGYQFKNLAYITDAGFISETEKEKLRNLDVLILNCIRKFDPHPAHFILADVIKLYEEIKPKKLFLTHISHHFGLHDIEDKLLPDGMHLAYDGLEINF; this comes from the coding sequence ATGAAGTTGAAATTTTTAGGAACCGGAACTTCTCAGGGCGTTCCAGTGATTGGCTGTACTTGTGAGGTCTGCATATCCAAAAATCCGAAAGACAATCGTTTCAGAGCATCTGCGATGGTAACAACCGACGAAAACAGAAAAATTCTCATCGATTGTGGTCCCGATTTTAGACAGCAAATGCTGATCAACAAAGAAAATCATATTGATATTGCACTTCTTACCCATGAACACAATGATCATGTGATAGGTCTTGATGATATGCGACCTTTGATCTTCAAAAGTGGGAAAAATATGCCGCTTTATTGCAGTGAACGAGTAGGAAATGAGGTTAAGAATCGTTTTCCGTACGCCTTTGCTGATGTTCGCTATCCCGGTGCTCCGGCATTTGATCTGCATACAATTGAAAACACATCTTTTGAAATTTTAGATGTAAAGATCACTCCCATTGAGGTTACTCATTACAAAATTTCAGTTTTTGGATATCAATTCAAAAACTTGGCATACATTACAGATGCCGGTTTTATTTCTGAAACTGAGAAAGAAAAACTACGAAATTTGGATGTCTTAATCCTAAACTGTATCCGAAAGTTTGATCCGCATCCGGCTCATTTTATATTGGCGGATGTCATCAAACTATATGAAGAAATAAAACCTAAAAAATTATTTCTAACTCATATCAGCCATCATTTTGGTCTGCATGATATTGAAGACAAGTTACTTCCCGACGGAATGCATCTTGCCTACGACGGTTTGGAGATAAATTTCTAA
- a CDS encoding peptidylprolyl isomerase: MINKLKIAFLFGIFTLLFSTKVNAQLKPGQLIDGIAAVIGNEIVLESDVEEQMNYAKQQGAGTTNKCEFLENLINNKFLVFEAKKDTLIENRSAAIKDQANAKYNQLLSQFPDEKSMLTAYKFRTGYEMKNAIEKIDTDTYYGQAKYQRITEKADVTPNEVTDFFNLYKSQLPEIKDEISISQIVVNPKLTEAHKDELINKLKKIKADITGGETFESQARIYSEDPGSAPNGGLMKNVFKGQMVKPFEAAALNLQEGEISDPIESEFGYHIIQLVKKSGKAYDARHILLMATPTVEEITTAKKKLDSIRGLVLAEKITFKDASFKFSDDKRTKFNAGVIPGADGSNKIERESIPGTISYELAGLNKGDITAAFEDEDERKRKVVKIVKIEDVIPSHQITLETDYDRIKQMALRKKQAEMVEKFVNSKLSTTFVSLDGRYDSCDFKGNWKKESIKK; this comes from the coding sequence ATGATAAATAAATTAAAAATTGCTTTTCTTTTTGGGATTTTTACTTTGTTGTTTTCAACAAAAGTGAATGCTCAGCTAAAGCCGGGTCAATTAATAGACGGTATTGCGGCTGTGATAGGCAATGAAATTGTTTTGGAATCTGATGTAGAAGAGCAGATGAATTATGCAAAACAGCAAGGTGCCGGAACCACCAATAAGTGTGAGTTTCTGGAAAATCTGATCAACAACAAATTTCTTGTTTTTGAAGCTAAAAAAGATACCTTGATCGAAAACCGTTCTGCAGCAATCAAAGATCAGGCAAACGCAAAATACAATCAGTTACTTTCGCAGTTCCCTGATGAAAAATCTATGTTGACGGCATATAAATTCAGAACAGGATATGAGATGAAGAATGCTATCGAAAAGATAGATACAGATACGTATTACGGTCAGGCAAAATATCAGAGAATTACAGAAAAAGCAGACGTTACTCCCAATGAAGTGACAGATTTCTTTAATCTGTACAAATCTCAGTTGCCGGAAATAAAAGATGAGATTTCTATTTCTCAGATCGTCGTAAATCCTAAATTGACCGAAGCTCACAAGGATGAGTTGATCAATAAACTGAAAAAGATAAAGGCAGATATTACTGGTGGTGAAACTTTTGAAAGCCAGGCGAGGATATATTCAGAAGATCCAGGTTCTGCACCCAATGGCGGTTTGATGAAAAACGTCTTCAAAGGTCAGATGGTAAAACCGTTTGAAGCTGCTGCTTTAAATCTTCAGGAAGGAGAAATTTCAGATCCTATTGAATCTGAATTTGGTTATCACATCATTCAGTTGGTGAAAAAATCAGGAAAAGCTTACGATGCAAGACACATTCTTTTGATGGCTACACCTACGGTTGAAGAAATTACAACGGCAAAGAAAAAATTAGACAGCATAAGAGGTTTGGTTTTAGCTGAAAAAATTACCTTTAAAGATGCTTCTTTTAAATTTTCTGATGATAAAAGAACAAAATTCAACGCAGGAGTGATTCCCGGAGCTGATGGTTCAAACAAAATTGAAAGAGAAAGTATTCCAGGAACAATCAGTTATGAATTGGCAGGTCTGAATAAAGGTGACATCACAGCCGCTTTTGAAGATGAAGATGAGAGAAAGAGAAAAGTGGTAAAAATTGTAAAAATAGAAGATGTCATTCCTTCACACCAGATTACCTTAGAGACTGATTATGACAGAATCAAACAAATGGCTCTCAGAAAGAAGCAGGCAGAAATGGTAGAGAAATTTGTAAACTCAAAACTTTCAACAACTTTTGTATCCCTCGATGGTCGTTATGATTCTTGTGACTTCAAAGGAAACTGGAAAAAAGAATCAATCAAAAAATAA
- a CDS encoding TonB-dependent receptor: protein MYQKLTPKQKALTINLDPTIYGTFAEIGAGQETVRHFFRAGGASGTIAKAMSAYDKDFSDAIYGKEVKNRYVTQNRLRKMLRYEVSLIEERISRENSPNRKFFSYANTVTTINFDKTLKGHGWVGIRFQVKENEDYNEVVIHVKFKENDATLQQETLGNLGVNLIFGAFTYFDNPRRLIESLYDDVATDNLEIDMIDFSGPAFAYVDNRLMSLQLVKNNMTDAVIFNSQGNNMLPADVLYKKNIFAVRGSFRPVTKVNIDMLRNGMDMFLKDAICTQEETEVLIEITISNLRADGDIDERDFLDRVDVLGKLGYTVIISNFSEYYRLIDYFSHYTNGDIGVAMGVNNMLMVFDEKYYKDLSGGILEAFGKFFRNGMRVYLYPYKDPETHELLNSENLKVEESLKELYKYFKLNNRIVDIKNYDPEFLEIYSREILRKIACNVSGWENQVPEGVAEMIKDRGMFGYKQELSLKQFS, encoded by the coding sequence ATGTATCAGAAACTAACTCCTAAACAAAAAGCATTAACAATTAATCTAGATCCTACTATTTATGGTACTTTCGCAGAAATTGGAGCAGGACAGGAAACTGTACGACACTTTTTTAGAGCAGGAGGAGCTTCCGGTACGATTGCAAAGGCAATGTCGGCTTACGACAAAGATTTTAGCGACGCGATCTACGGAAAAGAAGTCAAAAACAGGTATGTTACCCAAAATAGACTTCGGAAAATGCTACGCTATGAAGTTTCATTAATTGAAGAAAGAATTTCGAGAGAAAACAGCCCAAACAGAAAGTTTTTTTCTTATGCAAATACAGTAACCACGATCAATTTTGATAAAACCTTAAAAGGTCACGGTTGGGTCGGAATTCGTTTCCAGGTGAAAGAAAATGAAGATTACAATGAAGTTGTAATTCACGTAAAATTTAAAGAGAATGATGCTACTCTGCAGCAGGAAACTCTTGGGAATTTGGGTGTAAATCTTATTTTCGGAGCGTTTACATATTTCGATAATCCGAGAAGATTGATAGAGTCTCTGTATGACGACGTCGCAACAGACAATCTTGAGATCGATATGATTGATTTCAGCGGTCCCGCATTTGCGTATGTTGACAACAGACTGATGTCTTTACAATTGGTGAAAAATAACATGACCGATGCTGTAATTTTCAATTCTCAGGGGAACAATATGCTTCCTGCAGATGTTTTGTACAAGAAAAACATATTTGCGGTAAGAGGAAGTTTCAGACCGGTGACAAAAGTAAATATCGATATGCTGAGAAACGGTATGGATATGTTCTTAAAAGACGCTATCTGCACCCAGGAAGAAACTGAAGTTTTGATCGAAATTACCATCTCAAACCTTCGTGCAGACGGAGATATTGACGAGAGAGATTTCTTAGATAGAGTAGACGTTCTTGGTAAATTGGGATATACCGTTATTATTTCTAATTTCTCAGAATATTACAGATTGATCGATTATTTCTCGCACTACACAAATGGCGACATTGGTGTGGCAATGGGAGTAAACAATATGTTGATGGTATTTGATGAGAAATATTACAAAGATCTTTCCGGTGGGATTTTGGAAGCTTTTGGTAAGTTTTTCCGAAATGGTATGAGAGTGTATCTTTATCCTTACAAAGATCCTGAAACTCATGAACTTTTAAATTCTGAAAATCTCAAAGTAGAGGAGAGTCTCAAAGAATTATACAAATATTTTAAACTCAACAATCGTATTGTTGATATTAAAAACTATGATCCGGAGTTTTTGGAAATTTATTCCAGAGAAATACTGAGAAAGATAGCCTGCAACGTAAGCGGATGGGAAAACCAAGTGCCGGAAGGTGTTGCTGAAATGATAAAAGACAGAGGAATGTTCGGCTACAAACAAGAGCTTTCTCTAAAACAATTTTCTTAA
- the gldD gene encoding gliding motility lipoprotein GldD — translation MIRKVIFIFVSLLLLSCEKETIPKPYGDLRLEYPAPKYQKFEKNCAYTFEYSDFAKIIDAKKPCWYYMTYPKMKAKVFITYFPVKGDFADHVKESEKMVYEHTIKASSIDTKSFQYPERKVYGNFYELKGQSASNLQFYATDSTNHFVTAYLYFDTRPKPDSLAPAIDYIKKDLMHLLDTFEWKN, via the coding sequence ATGATTAGAAAAGTCATTTTTATTTTTGTTTCCTTACTTCTGCTTTCTTGTGAGAAAGAGACTATTCCAAAACCTTACGGTGATTTGAGATTAGAATACCCTGCACCAAAATATCAGAAATTTGAGAAAAACTGTGCTTATACCTTTGAATATTCAGATTTTGCCAAAATCATTGATGCTAAAAAGCCTTGTTGGTATTATATGACGTATCCAAAGATGAAAGCGAAAGTTTTTATAACCTATTTTCCAGTGAAAGGTGATTTTGCAGATCACGTAAAAGAATCTGAGAAAATGGTTTACGAACATACCATAAAGGCGAGTTCTATTGATACCAAATCTTTTCAATATCCTGAAAGAAAGGTCTACGGAAATTTTTATGAGCTTAAAGGGCAAAGTGCTTCAAATCTTCAGTTCTATGCAACAGATAGTACAAATCATTTTGTAACGGCTTATTTATATTTTGATACACGACCAAAACCTGATTCTCTTGCACCGGCGATTGATTATATTAAAAAAGATTTAATGCATTTGCTGGATACTTTTGAATGGAAGAATTAA
- a CDS encoding TIGR02117 family protein: MSVKAISIYFLKTIGILLGIIVIYALLGFLLPYIEVSAKDDGEKKEIPIYIYTNGVHTDIVMPVNNDLYDWSSKILFANTKSKKTDYNYVGIGWGDKGFYLDTPTWADLKFSTAVKAAFWMSESAMHCSYYKTMTEAEDCKKIMISRSQYKKLVEFIEAKFDKDSNGNFILIPTNAVYGDNDAFYDAQGRYSFLNTCNTWSNNALKAAGQKAALWTPTDLGIFLHYK; this comes from the coding sequence ATGAGTGTAAAAGCTATATCAATCTATTTTTTAAAAACCATCGGAATTCTTCTGGGAATTATCGTCATATATGCTCTTCTGGGATTTCTACTTCCATATATTGAAGTTTCGGCGAAAGATGACGGTGAGAAAAAGGAAATTCCCATTTACATTTACACTAATGGCGTTCACACAGATATTGTAATGCCTGTGAATAATGATCTCTATGACTGGAGTTCTAAGATTCTGTTTGCAAATACAAAGTCAAAAAAAACAGATTACAATTACGTAGGAATCGGCTGGGGCGACAAAGGCTTCTATCTTGATACTCCTACATGGGCAGATTTAAAATTTTCTACAGCGGTGAAGGCTGCATTTTGGATGAGCGAATCTGCAATGCATTGTTCGTATTACAAAACAATGACAGAAGCCGAAGATTGTAAAAAAATCATGATCAGCAGAAGCCAGTATAAAAAATTGGTCGAATTTATCGAGGCTAAATTTGACAAAGACAGTAATGGAAATTTCATTCTGATCCCGACAAATGCTGTATATGGCGATAATGATGCATTTTATGATGCGCAAGGACGTTACAGTTTTCTTAATACATGCAATACCTGGTCTAATAATGCATTGAAAGCGGCAGGACAAAAAGCTGCTCTCTGGACGCCAACTGATTTAGGAATTTTCTTACATTATAAATAA
- the queG gene encoding tRNA epoxyqueuosine(34) reductase QueG, whose translation MNSTAEKYSQLIKTKAKSFGFQNCGISKADFLEDDARNLEKWLKNNFHGEMKYMETHFDKRLDPRLLVEGSKSVISLSYNYFPEEKISTIDNFKISKYAYAEDYHEVIKEILRDMITELQREIGDFGFRIFVDSAPVLERSWAKKSGIGWVGKNANLITKQSGSFYFLAEIICDLDLIADYETTDHCGSCRKCIDACPTDAIVSDKIVDGSKCISYATIELKEQIPDHFKDKMEDWMFGCDICQDVCPWNRFAVPNLQTKFKPNEALKKFKKEDWKELTQELFSEIFRNSPVKRTKFAGLKRNIEFLKRS comes from the coding sequence ATGAATTCAACGGCCGAAAAATATTCTCAATTGATAAAAACCAAAGCTAAAAGTTTTGGGTTTCAGAATTGTGGTATTTCAAAAGCAGATTTTCTTGAAGATGACGCACGAAACTTAGAAAAATGGCTGAAAAATAATTTTCATGGCGAAATGAAATATATGGAAACCCATTTTGATAAAAGACTTGATCCAAGGCTTTTAGTAGAAGGTTCAAAATCTGTGATTTCGCTTTCTTACAATTATTTTCCTGAAGAGAAAATTTCAACTATAGATAATTTTAAAATTTCAAAATACGCCTATGCTGAAGATTATCATGAGGTGATAAAAGAGATCCTTCGTGATATGATTACTGAACTGCAGAGAGAAATTGGAGATTTTGGTTTTCGGATTTTCGTAGATTCTGCTCCTGTTTTAGAGAGAAGTTGGGCGAAAAAATCAGGAATTGGCTGGGTAGGAAAGAATGCTAATTTAATCACTAAACAAAGCGGTTCGTTTTACTTTTTAGCCGAAATCATTTGCGATTTAGATTTAATAGCGGATTACGAAACTACGGATCACTGCGGAAGTTGCAGAAAATGTATAGATGCTTGCCCTACAGATGCGATCGTTTCAGATAAAATTGTGGATGGAAGCAAATGTATTTCATATGCAACGATAGAATTGAAAGAACAAATTCCGGATCATTTTAAAGATAAAATGGAGGACTGGATGTTTGGTTGCGATATTTGTCAGGATGTTTGTCCGTGGAATCGATTTGCTGTGCCAAACCTTCAGACGAAATTTAAACCTAACGAAGCTTTAAAAAAATTCAAAAAAGAAGACTGGAAAGAGCTGACTCAGGAATTATTTTCAGAAATTTTTAGAAATTCCCCTGTGAAGAGGACGAAATTTGCAGGATTGAAGAGAAATATTGAATTTTTGAAAAGATCTTAG
- a CDS encoding NAD(P)H-dependent flavin oxidoreductase, producing the protein MQESANRISGLFNIKYPIIQGGMIWHSGWKLASAVSNCGGLGLIGAGSMYPDVLRENIQKCRKATDKPFGVNVPMLYPNLDEVIQIILEEGVKIVFTSAGNPKTYTEALQKEGLKVAHVVSSTKFAMKCEDAGVDAIVAEGFEAGGHNGRDETTTFCLIPNVKNHISKPLIAAGGIALGSQMKAAMILGADGVQIGSRFAATIEASSHDNWKKKITELNEGDTHLTLKELAPVRLVKNKFFNDLEEIYSVGRNSESLITALGRARAKRGMFEGDMDEGELEIGQISALIDKVLPVANVFENLLREFEEAKMPKF; encoded by the coding sequence ATGCAGGAAAGTGCAAATAGAATTTCAGGATTGTTTAATATTAAATATCCGATTATACAAGGTGGAATGATTTGGCATTCCGGCTGGAAATTAGCGTCTGCCGTTTCCAATTGTGGAGGATTGGGTTTAATTGGTGCAGGAAGTATGTATCCGGACGTTTTGAGAGAGAATATTCAAAAATGCAGGAAAGCTACCGACAAACCGTTTGGTGTCAATGTACCCATGCTTTATCCGAATTTGGACGAAGTGATCCAGATTATCTTAGAAGAAGGTGTGAAAATTGTTTTTACTTCTGCCGGAAATCCTAAAACCTATACAGAAGCTTTACAAAAAGAGGGTTTGAAGGTTGCTCATGTAGTTTCATCTACCAAATTTGCCATGAAATGTGAAGATGCAGGTGTTGATGCCATAGTTGCCGAAGGTTTTGAAGCTGGAGGTCACAATGGTAGGGATGAAACGACGACGTTTTGCTTAATCCCCAATGTAAAAAATCATATTTCTAAACCTCTTATTGCTGCCGGCGGAATTGCTTTAGGTTCTCAAATGAAAGCCGCTATGATTCTAGGTGCAGACGGAGTTCAGATCGGAAGCCGTTTTGCAGCAACCATAGAAGCGAGCTCTCACGACAACTGGAAGAAAAAAATTACCGAACTGAATGAAGGTGATACCCATTTGACTTTAAAAGAACTCGCTCCGGTGCGATTGGTTAAAAACAAATTTTTCAATGACCTAGAAGAGATTTACAGTGTAGGCAGAAATTCTGAATCTCTTATTACTGCTTTAGGAAGAGCCAGAGCCAAACGCGGAATGTTCGAAGGTGATATGGATGAGGGCGAACTGGAAATTGGTCAGATTTCCGCTTTAATTGATAAAGTTTTGCCTGTGGCGAATGTTTTCGAGAATCTTTTGAGGGAATTTGAAGAAGCTAAAATGCCGAAATTTTAA